One region of Elephas maximus indicus isolate mEleMax1 chromosome 23, mEleMax1 primary haplotype, whole genome shotgun sequence genomic DNA includes:
- the GPR12 gene encoding G-protein coupled receptor 12 has protein sequence MNEDLKVNASGLPRDHLEAGSAENVSAAVSSQTPVVEPEPELVVNPWDIVLCTSGTLISCENAVVVLIIFHNPSLRAPMFLLIGSLALADLLAGIGLVINFVFAYLLQSEATKLVTVGLIVASFSASVCSLLAITVDRYLSLYYALTYNSERTVTFTYVMLVMLWGTSICLGLLPVLGWNCLQDESTCSVVRPLTKNNAAILSVSFLFTFALMLQLYVQISKIVMRHAHQIALQHHFLATSHYVTTRKGVSTLAIILGTFAACWMPFTLYCLIADSTYPSIYTYATLLPATYNSIINPVIYAFRNQEIQKALCLVCCGCVPSSLSQRARSPSDV, from the coding sequence ATGAATGAAGACCTGAAGGTCAATGCAAGCGGGCTGCCTCGGGATCACTTAGAAGCCGGCTCTGCGGAGAACGTCTCGGCTGCTGTCTCCTCGCAGACTCCTGTGGTGGAGCCCGAGCCCGAGCTCGTAGTGAACCCCTGGGACATTGTCCTGTGCACCTCGGGAACCCTCATCTCCTGTGAGAACGCCGTCGTGGTCCTTATCATTTTCCATAACCCCAGCCTGCGAGCGCCCATGTTCCTGCTCATAGGCAGCCTGGCTCTGGCAGACCTGCTGGCGGGCATCGGACTGGTCATCAATTTTGTGTTTGCCTACCTGCTTCAGTCAGAGGCCACCAAGCTGGTCACGGTCGGACTCATTGTCGcctctttctctgcctctgtctgcaGCTTGCTGGCGATCACGGTCGACCGCTACCTTTCCCTGTATTACGCTCTGACATACAATTCGGAGAGAACTGTCACGTTCACCTATGTCATGCTGGTCATGCTGTGGGGGACCTCCATCTGCCTGGGCCTGCTGCCCGTCCTGGGCTGGAACTGCCTCCAGGACGAGTCCACGTGCAGCGTGGTCAGACCGCTCACCAAGAACAACGCCGCCATCCTGTCGGTGTCCTTCCTCTTCACGTTTGCGCTCATGCTCCAGCTCTACGTCCAGATCAGCAAGATCGTGATGAGGCACGCCCATCAGATCGCCCTGCAGCACCACTTCCTGGCCACGTCGCACTACGTGACCACCCGGAAGGGGGTCTCCACGCTGGCCATCATCCTGGGGACCTTCGCCGCCTGCTGGATGCCTTTCACCCTCTACTGCCTGATCGCAGATTCCACCTATCCCTCCATTTACACCTACGCGACGCTCCTGCCCGCCACCTACAATTCCATCATCAACCCTGTCATCTATGCTTTCAGAAACCAGGAGATCCAAAAAGCCCTCTGCCTCGTTTGCTGCGGCTGCGTTCCGTCCAG